In one window of Nodosilinea sp. PGN35 DNA:
- a CDS encoding Uma2 family endonuclease — MTALKLRSSAPPLPITWEKLPADFPLPDDPVDNTLQPLLAAALRECLELAGLILESALVASNFGLCATVGDKTIVKAPDWVYVRSVSPVPEGSIRRSYTPHVEGEVPTLVIEFISETEGGEYSINPHFPYGKWYFYERILQIPLYGIFHPKTGELDLYRLVNGQYEQQVANDNRRYWIEELGLFLGVWWGQKADTTAFWLRWWDQAETLLLWGREQIEQERQRAEQERQRAEQERQRAEQERQRAEQAEGQLVQVARSLLAQGMPPQSVAELAGLSVAQVEELAAGA; from the coding sequence ATGACAGCGCTAAAACTTCGCTCCTCAGCCCCGCCTCTCCCCATCACCTGGGAAAAGCTGCCAGCGGATTTCCCTCTGCCCGATGACCCCGTGGACAACACCCTACAACCTCTCCTGGCCGCCGCCCTGCGAGAATGCCTGGAGCTTGCTGGGCTGATTTTAGAATCGGCGTTAGTCGCGTCTAATTTTGGCCTCTGTGCCACAGTGGGCGATAAAACCATCGTCAAAGCCCCCGACTGGGTTTATGTGCGATCGGTCTCCCCCGTTCCAGAAGGGAGTATTCGACGCAGCTACACCCCCCACGTGGAGGGTGAGGTGCCCACCCTGGTGATTGAGTTTATTTCAGAAACTGAAGGGGGTGAGTATTCGATTAATCCTCACTTTCCCTACGGCAAGTGGTATTTCTATGAGCGCATCCTTCAGATACCGCTCTATGGCATCTTTCACCCTAAGACGGGTGAGTTAGATCTGTACCGCCTGGTCAACGGGCAGTACGAGCAGCAGGTTGCCAATGACAATCGGCGCTACTGGATTGAAGAACTGGGCCTGTTTTTAGGGGTATGGTGGGGTCAAAAGGCTGACACGACCGCTTTCTGGCTGCGCTGGTGGGATCAGGCCGAGACTCTACTGCTGTGGGGCAGGGAACAGATTGAGCAGGAGCGCCAGCGGGCCGAACAAGAGCGCCAACGGGCCGAACAAGAGCGCCAGCGGGCCGAACAAGAGCGCCAGCGGGCCGAGCAGGCAGAAGGGCAATTGGTGCAGGTGGCGCGATCGCTTTTAGCCCAGGGCATGCCGCCCCAGTCGGTGGCGGAGCTGGCCGGTCTATCGGTGGCTCAGGTTGAGGAGTTAGCTGCTGGGGCCTGA
- a CDS encoding HpsJ family protein — MAHTSNYSPSGLGGQAIARIVGFTCLFGFLADMVALALPLGAGAAWRASLLQQMGDRSIVLLIGLALLIYGFWENSRLRKPFSYAALAVGVAFLLSSILVIRDGLVLQSQAIETIGQQATELQTQVEQGRANPEITANATPEDFAQALQAIDTQAETLKQNAKTNLTKASIASISNLVVMGIGLLGLGRVGIGGAGGSALGSSKSRKQRRASA, encoded by the coding sequence ATGGCCCACACATCTAACTACTCGCCCTCAGGCCTGGGGGGCCAAGCGATCGCCCGCATTGTCGGCTTCACCTGCCTCTTTGGCTTTCTCGCCGACATGGTCGCCCTGGCGCTACCCCTGGGTGCCGGGGCCGCCTGGCGAGCCAGCCTCTTGCAGCAAATGGGCGATCGCAGCATCGTCCTGCTGATCGGTCTCGCTCTGCTGATCTACGGCTTCTGGGAAAACTCTCGCCTGCGCAAACCATTCTCCTACGCGGCTTTGGCTGTGGGCGTAGCCTTTTTGCTCTCTAGCATTCTCGTCATTCGCGACGGGCTAGTGCTGCAATCCCAAGCTATTGAGACCATTGGTCAGCAGGCTACCGAACTGCAAACCCAGGTAGAGCAAGGGCGAGCCAACCCCGAGATCACCGCCAACGCCACCCCCGAAGACTTTGCCCAGGCCCTACAGGCCATCGACACCCAGGCCGAGACTCTAAAGCAAAATGCCAAGACCAACCTGACCAAAGCCAGCATTGCCAGCATCAGCAACCTGGTCGTGATGGGTATTGGCCTGCTGGGGCTGGGTCGAGTCGGCATTGGGGGGGCCGGTGGCTCAGCCTTAGGCAGCAGCAAGTCTCGCAAACAGCGCCGCGCTAGTGCCTAA
- a CDS encoding bestrophin family ion channel, whose amino-acid sequence MPDQTIKRSIRRYEQDWFRLLFRVRGSVIPAVMPRVLLCAVFSWGVLLLYSRGWPLSSPILGSLVPSLVLGLLLVFRTNTSYERFWEGRKLWGSVVNLTRNLARQMWVAIATPQPEDSEAKIAAVRLLPAFAVAMKLHLRGEPPDGELASLLTADQFAKLRQMNNPPLEIAFWLADYLQTQQAQGTLNPYQLTYCLETLDDLVDALGGCERILKTPMPVAYSIHLKQLLMLYCLALPFQMVDSVGWGTPLLVGLISFAVFGIEEIGIEIENPFGHDPNDLPLDTICRTMQQNIEDLISMMPTIEQWPFKAGL is encoded by the coding sequence GTGCCCGATCAAACTATCAAGCGCAGCATTCGCCGCTACGAGCAGGACTGGTTCAGGCTGCTGTTTCGCGTGCGGGGGTCGGTGATCCCGGCGGTGATGCCCCGGGTGCTGCTGTGCGCGGTCTTTTCCTGGGGGGTGCTGCTGCTCTACAGCCGGGGCTGGCCGCTATCGTCGCCGATTTTGGGCTCGCTGGTGCCCAGCCTGGTGCTGGGGCTGCTGCTGGTGTTTCGCACCAACACCTCCTACGAGCGGTTTTGGGAGGGGCGCAAGCTGTGGGGCAGCGTGGTGAATCTCACCCGCAACCTGGCCCGGCAGATGTGGGTGGCGATCGCCACCCCCCAGCCAGAAGACTCCGAGGCCAAAATCGCCGCCGTGCGCCTGCTGCCCGCCTTTGCCGTCGCCATGAAGCTGCACCTGCGGGGCGAGCCGCCCGACGGCGAACTGGCCAGTCTGCTCACCGCCGACCAGTTCGCCAAGCTGCGGCAAATGAACAATCCGCCTCTGGAGATCGCCTTTTGGCTGGCCGACTACCTGCAAACCCAGCAGGCCCAGGGCACCCTCAACCCCTACCAGCTCACCTACTGTCTGGAGACTCTCGACGACCTGGTCGATGCCCTGGGCGGCTGCGAGCGCATTCTCAAAACGCCCATGCCCGTGGCCTACAGCATTCACCTGAAGCAGCTGCTGATGCTCTACTGCCTGGCGCTGCCGTTTCAAATGGTGGACTCGGTGGGCTGGGGTACGCCCCTGCTGGTGGGGCTGATCAGCTTTGCGGTGTTTGGCATTGAAGAAATCGGCATTGAAATCGAAAACCCCTTTGGCCACGACCCCAACGACCTGCCCCTCGATACGATCTGCCGCACCATGCAGCAAAACATTGAGGATTTGATCTCCATGATGCCGACAATAGAGCAATGGCCTTTTAAGGCCGGTCTTTGA
- a CDS encoding Uma2 family endonuclease — protein sequence MVQAASQPLTFEQFLARYPEDGGRYELRHGVILEMRPIGAHEEVISLVRRKLDFEIERLGLPYFIPQSCLVKPLREGEGYLPDIIVLDQAKVKIDPYWRKHSSISTGDAVRLVVEVVSTNWQDDYLTKLAEYEKLGIPEYWIVDYRALGGVRFIGSPKVPTVWIYRQLTEEYEAGQAFLPGQQLTSLSFPELALSVDQIVEAGQETDPAR from the coding sequence ATGGTTCAGGCTGCCTCTCAACCCCTCACATTTGAGCAATTTCTAGCGCGGTACCCTGAGGATGGTGGCCGTTATGAACTGCGCCATGGAGTCATCTTAGAAATGCGTCCCATAGGTGCTCATGAGGAAGTGATTAGCTTAGTGCGGAGAAAGCTCGACTTCGAAATTGAGCGCTTGGGCCTGCCCTACTTCATTCCTCAGTCCTGTCTGGTCAAGCCGCTGCGAGAGGGGGAAGGCTATCTGCCAGACATTATTGTTCTCGATCAGGCGAAGGTCAAAATCGATCCCTACTGGAGGAAACACTCCAGTATTTCAACCGGCGATGCCGTGCGGCTAGTGGTAGAAGTCGTTAGCACGAACTGGCAAGACGACTACCTGACGAAACTGGCCGAATACGAAAAGCTGGGTATTCCAGAATATTGGATTGTAGACTACCGCGCCCTGGGAGGCGTACGATTTATTGGCTCACCGAAGGTGCCGACCGTGTGGATATATCGTCAGCTAACGGAAGAGTATGAGGCAGGCCAAGCTTTCCTCCCTGGTCAGCAGCTCACCTCCCTGAGCTTTCCAGAGCTGGCGCTGAGTGTCGATCAAATCGTTGAAGCGGGCCAAGAAACAGACCCAGCCCGTTAG
- the hflX gene encoding GTPase HflX → METIYGNLKGLKPSQLKQLQRLYHQRLPGDCVVTPEFAQRLAAVSTDVDSPLCAYVNRRGQVIRVGVGTLRQTQIPPSELPRYGAERLSGIRCIATQFEPEPPSDAILTTMALQRLDVLAVLALTGMGFTRRGGGATGYIQSAYLAHLVPHPEQRWLVSPPIDLDELAQQDFLALAEGLEAEFSRAFTALQVEDERDRVLVVGLFTNSQTLDHFEHRLEELERLVDSAGGEVLKTMSQKRPRPHPQTVLGAGKVQEVALAAQTVGANLIVFDRDLSPMQVRNLENLVGIRVVDRTELILDIFAQRAKSGAGKLQVELAQLEYQMPRLRGRGQALSRQGGGIGTRGPGETKLETERRAIQRRITKLQQEVNQLQAHRARLRHRRQDDNLPSIAVVGYTNAGKSTLVNTLTNAEVYAADQLFATLDPTTRRLAITDPETHETTQLVVTDTVGFIEELPASLMDAFRATLEEVTEADALLHVVDVSHPAWQDQIHWVMQILKEMPIVPGPMLLVFNKADRVSSEELAIAQEEYPQALFISATERLGLETLRQRLLQLVDYAVTV, encoded by the coding sequence ATCGAAACCATCTATGGCAATTTAAAGGGCCTTAAGCCCAGTCAGCTCAAGCAGTTGCAGCGCCTCTACCACCAGCGACTGCCGGGTGACTGTGTGGTGACTCCCGAGTTTGCCCAGCGGCTGGCGGCGGTCAGCACCGACGTTGACAGCCCCCTGTGCGCCTACGTCAACCGGCGGGGCCAGGTGATTCGCGTCGGGGTGGGCACCCTGCGGCAGACCCAGATTCCCCCGTCGGAGCTGCCCCGCTACGGGGCTGAGCGTCTCAGCGGTATTCGCTGCATTGCCACCCAGTTTGAACCGGAGCCGCCCAGCGATGCCATTCTGACTACGATGGCCCTCCAGCGGCTGGATGTGCTGGCGGTGCTGGCGCTGACGGGTATGGGCTTTACCCGTCGCGGCGGTGGGGCCACAGGTTATATTCAGAGTGCCTATCTGGCCCACCTGGTGCCCCACCCCGAACAGCGCTGGCTGGTGTCGCCCCCCATCGACCTCGACGAGCTGGCCCAGCAGGATTTTCTCGCCCTGGCCGAGGGGCTGGAAGCCGAGTTTAGCCGCGCCTTTACGGCTCTACAGGTGGAGGATGAGCGCGATCGCGTCCTGGTGGTGGGCCTGTTTACCAACAGCCAAACCCTTGATCATTTTGAGCACCGCCTCGAAGAGCTGGAGCGCCTGGTCGACAGTGCCGGTGGGGAAGTGCTCAAAACCATGTCCCAAAAGCGGCCTCGCCCTCACCCCCAAACGGTGCTGGGGGCCGGTAAGGTGCAGGAGGTAGCGCTGGCGGCCCAGACCGTTGGGGCCAATTTGATTGTCTTCGATCGCGACCTCTCCCCCATGCAGGTGCGCAACCTGGAAAATCTGGTGGGCATTCGCGTGGTCGATCGCACCGAGCTGATTCTCGATATCTTTGCCCAGCGGGCCAAGAGCGGCGCGGGCAAGCTCCAGGTAGAGCTGGCCCAGCTCGAGTATCAAATGCCCCGGCTGCGGGGGCGAGGCCAGGCTCTGTCGCGTCAGGGGGGCGGCATTGGCACCCGAGGCCCCGGCGAAACCAAGCTGGAAACCGAGCGCCGGGCGATCCAGCGGCGCATCACCAAGCTTCAGCAGGAGGTCAACCAGCTCCAGGCCCATCGCGCCCGCCTGCGCCACCGCCGCCAGGACGACAACCTGCCCTCGATCGCCGTGGTGGGCTACACCAACGCGGGCAAGTCTACCCTGGTCAACACCCTGACCAACGCCGAGGTCTACGCCGCCGACCAGCTGTTTGCCACCCTCGACCCCACCACCCGCCGCCTGGCGATTACCGACCCCGAGACCCACGAGACCACCCAGCTGGTGGTCACCGACACCGTCGGCTTTATCGAGGAGCTGCCCGCCTCGCTGATGGATGCCTTTCGCGCCACCCTCGAAGAGGTCACCGAGGCCGATGCCCTGCTCCACGTCGTAGATGTGTCGCACCCCGCCTGGCAGGATCAGATCCACTGGGTGATGCAGATTCTCAAGGAGATGCCCATTGTGCCGGGGCCAATGCTGCTGGTGTTTAACAAGGCCGACCGGGTGAGCAGCGAGGAGCTGGCGATCGCCCAGGAGGAGTATCCCCAGGCCCTGTTTATCTCGGCCACCGAGCGGCTGGGGCTAGAGACGCTGCGGCAGCGATTGCTGCAACTGGTCGATTATGCCGTCACGGTATAG
- a CDS encoding chlorophyll a/b-binding protein, which produces MANPQDKVTYDGQLSRKYGEYGTKFEFGSNPSAELWNGRLAMIGFLGALLVELTTGQGFFHWLGLF; this is translated from the coding sequence ATGGCTAATCCCCAAGACAAAGTTACCTACGACGGTCAACTTAGTCGCAAGTACGGCGAGTACGGCACTAAGTTCGAATTTGGCTCTAACCCCAGCGCTGAACTCTGGAACGGTCGTCTCGCTATGATTGGCTTTCTTGGCGCTCTGCTAGTTGAATTGACTACTGGCCAAGGGTTTTTCCACTGGCTGGGTCTGTTCTAA
- a CDS encoding CAAD domain-containing protein produces the protein MSTDFQSDTAYTEFTAPEDPTVIVDNSESSASALGDEASRQIKQVWDRVSVLLGNLPDYVTEFIQRYRRPIVTVGLIVAAFIAVKLVLALLGAVNDVPLLAPTFELIGLIYSGWFLYRYLLKASNRQELLSDIAAIRDQVLGKG, from the coding sequence ATGAGCACAGATTTTCAGTCAGACACCGCTTACACAGAGTTTACTGCACCGGAAGACCCCACGGTTATCGTTGATAACTCAGAGTCCAGCGCCTCTGCTTTGGGTGACGAAGCCTCTCGGCAGATCAAGCAGGTGTGGGATCGGGTCTCTGTACTGTTGGGCAACCTCCCTGACTACGTAACTGAGTTCATCCAGCGATATCGGCGGCCCATCGTCACCGTTGGTCTGATTGTTGCGGCGTTTATTGCCGTCAAGCTGGTGCTGGCTCTGCTGGGAGCCGTGAATGACGTTCCCCTGCTGGCCCCTACCTTTGAGCTGATTGGGCTCATCTACAGCGGCTGGTTTCTCTACCGCTACCTGCTCAAGGCCTCTAACCGGCAGGAACTGCTGAGCGACATTGCCGCTATTCGCGACCAGGTCTTGGGCAAAGGCTAA
- a CDS encoding serpin family protein gives MEHQWIGWAALAGGFAALSLGCARLQAQPLAPEPAPYSNWGDSAAPLAQAPTVAPTMNPDLTQAHLEFGFTLFDQLRQATPDENVLVSPTSVALALAMAYNGAGGETQAAIAHTLRLHGLDLNQLNAGSRALTQYLTQLDPEVALEIANSLWVNDQLPVRADYIERVQAAYTAEVAALDFGQPAAADRINAWVNERTRDRIPTIVDELPADQLLVLVNAIYFKGAWSTAFDPARTADRPFTLASGETIQHPLMAQRDDYLYLETAQFQAVSLPYGSGSLSFEVILPTPGTELDDLAAQLNFETWESWMGQLRSRPGEIQLPKVQFEYEADLIPALAALGMGVAFDAGRADFSGLSELDAFINQVRHKTFLEVNEEGTEAAASTAIGIMPTSIALPPDPPFEMVVNRPFLAAIRDRSTGTLLFVGAIVDPR, from the coding sequence ATGGAACACCAATGGATTGGCTGGGCCGCCCTGGCGGGCGGCTTCGCGGCCCTCTCGCTGGGCTGTGCCCGGCTCCAGGCCCAGCCCCTGGCCCCCGAACCCGCTCCCTACAGCAATTGGGGAGATTCTGCCGCCCCGTTAGCCCAGGCCCCCACCGTGGCCCCCACCATGAACCCAGACCTGACCCAGGCCCATTTAGAGTTTGGCTTTACCCTGTTTGACCAGCTGCGGCAGGCAACACCGGATGAGAATGTGCTGGTGTCGCCCACCAGCGTGGCCCTAGCCCTGGCCATGGCCTACAACGGCGCAGGCGGAGAGACCCAGGCGGCGATCGCCCACACCCTCCGGCTCCACGGTCTAGACCTCAACCAGCTCAACGCGGGCAGTCGGGCTCTGACCCAGTATCTAACTCAGCTCGACCCCGAGGTGGCCCTCGAAATCGCCAATTCCCTCTGGGTGAATGACCAGCTGCCGGTGCGGGCCGACTACATCGAGCGCGTGCAGGCCGCCTACACCGCCGAGGTGGCGGCCCTCGACTTTGGCCAACCCGCCGCCGCCGATCGCATCAACGCCTGGGTGAACGAAAGAACCCGCGATCGCATCCCCACCATTGTGGACGAACTGCCCGCCGACCAGCTGCTGGTGCTGGTCAACGCCATCTACTTTAAGGGAGCCTGGAGCACAGCCTTCGACCCCGCCCGCACCGCCGATCGCCCCTTTACCCTGGCCAGCGGCGAGACCATTCAGCACCCCCTGATGGCCCAGCGAGACGACTATTTATACCTAGAAACCGCTCAGTTTCAGGCGGTGAGCCTGCCCTATGGCAGCGGCTCCCTCAGCTTTGAGGTGATTTTGCCCACCCCAGGCACTGAGCTAGACGACCTGGCCGCCCAGCTCAACTTTGAAACCTGGGAAAGCTGGATGGGCCAGCTGCGATCGCGCCCCGGCGAGATCCAGCTGCCCAAGGTTCAGTTTGAGTACGAAGCCGACCTGATACCGGCCCTGGCAGCCTTGGGCATGGGCGTCGCCTTTGACGCAGGCCGGGCCGACTTCTCGGGTCTGAGCGAGCTGGATGCCTTTATCAACCAGGTGCGCCACAAAACTTTCCTTGAGGTCAACGAGGAGGGCACCGAAGCCGCGGCCAGCACCGCTATTGGCATCATGCCCACCTCCATCGCCCTGCCGCCCGATCCGCCCTTTGAGATGGTGGTGAATCGACCCTTTCTGGCCGCCATTCGCGATCGCAGCACCGGCACGCTGCTGTTTGTTGGCGCGATCGTCGATCCGAGGTAG
- a CDS encoding tRNA (guanine-N1)-methyltransferase, which translates to MGTSPAPVQEGKAIFTLGQAFYRPQSAIARDLAVLVAAVYRQRHGQLRVLDAMTGCGVRPLRYRLEAEADWVWANEGNPDLAATLLHNLGGLPPTACRITHQDANQVFFTCYQQRDFYDLVDIDNFGGPSPYVDTGLWATRLGGLLYLTSTDGRATGGHAPDRCLKTYGAYGRSHPAVHEQGLRLMLGHAAQTAAARGLGVEPVFSLFTGQVHRVMVRLVGKPTLTDETYGFLGYCHRCGHFQTADWRHLGRVSCRCDTDALPVVSGPLWLGPLHDRATLAEMQSLADRWNWRSQAKRLAIMAQEIDLPPYYYPLGEIGRRGQIDIPNRDRLIAALHAQGYRAAIPSVDWQGVKTSAAFEDCVAIARSMRAE; encoded by the coding sequence CTGGGGACATCCCCGGCTCCAGTGCAGGAAGGGAAGGCCATCTTTACCCTGGGGCAGGCATTCTACCGACCCCAAAGCGCGATCGCCCGCGACCTGGCCGTGCTGGTTGCCGCCGTCTACCGCCAGCGCCACGGCCAGCTGCGGGTGCTCGACGCCATGACCGGCTGCGGCGTGCGTCCCCTGCGCTACCGCCTAGAGGCGGAGGCCGACTGGGTGTGGGCCAACGAGGGCAACCCTGACCTGGCGGCAACCCTGCTACACAATCTGGGGGGGCTGCCCCCCACCGCCTGCCGCATTACCCACCAGGATGCCAACCAGGTGTTTTTCACCTGCTACCAGCAGCGCGACTTTTACGACCTGGTGGATATTGACAACTTTGGCGGCCCGTCTCCCTACGTGGACACGGGCCTCTGGGCTACGCGCCTGGGGGGCCTGCTGTACCTGACCAGCACCGATGGTCGGGCCACCGGCGGCCACGCTCCCGATCGGTGTTTGAAAACCTACGGGGCCTACGGGCGATCGCATCCCGCCGTCCACGAGCAGGGCCTGCGGCTGATGCTCGGCCACGCCGCCCAGACCGCAGCGGCGCGGGGGCTGGGCGTAGAGCCGGTGTTTTCGCTGTTTACCGGCCAGGTGCACCGGGTAATGGTGCGGCTAGTCGGCAAACCCACCCTGACGGATGAGACCTACGGCTTCCTCGGCTACTGCCACCGCTGCGGCCACTTTCAAACCGCAGACTGGCGGCACCTGGGTCGGGTCAGCTGTCGCTGTGACACGGACGCCCTGCCTGTGGTCAGCGGGCCACTGTGGCTCGGGCCGCTCCATGACAGGGCCACGCTGGCGGAGATGCAGAGCTTAGCCGACCGCTGGAACTGGCGATCGCAGGCAAAGCGTTTGGCCATCATGGCCCAAGAGATTGACCTGCCGCCCTACTACTACCCGCTAGGGGAAATCGGTCGGCGCGGGCAGATCGATATTCCAAACCGCGATCGGCTGATCGCGGCACTGCATGCCCAGGGGTATAGGGCGGCGATTCCGTCGGTGGACTGGCAGGGGGTAAAGACCAGTGCAGCCTTTGAGGATTGCGTGGCGATCGCCCGATCGATGCGGGCAGAGTAG
- a CDS encoding DUF2103 domain-containing protein, with protein sequence MTQASDGRLVWNHSTHLPGLIPILERLLEQPGIGTVTPGVIANVRAHSPELRVKVSVPIRGGFKLIARKGKTVQEVFVLTELDKLTLECAIAQAVEAAR encoded by the coding sequence ATGACACAAGCCTCGGACGGTCGTCTAGTCTGGAACCATTCCACCCACTTGCCCGGGCTGATTCCCATCCTCGAACGGCTTTTAGAACAGCCCGGCATTGGTACCGTGACGCCGGGGGTGATTGCCAACGTCAGAGCCCACTCCCCCGAGCTGCGGGTGAAGGTGTCGGTGCCCATTCGCGGCGGGTTTAAGCTGATTGCCCGCAAGGGTAAGACAGTACAAGAGGTGTTTGTGCTCACCGAGCTAGATAAACTCACCCTGGAGTGCGCGATCGCCCAAGCGGTTGAGGCGGCCCGGTGA
- the clpS gene encoding ATP-dependent Clp protease adapter ClpS, whose product MSSAPAIAPEKTRQTTRQSYPNYKIIVLNDDFNTFQHVAECLLKYIPGMSSDRAWELTNQVHHDGQAVVWVGPLEQAELYHTQLTRAGLTMAPLEKA is encoded by the coding sequence ATGTCTTCAGCCCCCGCCATTGCTCCCGAGAAGACGCGCCAAACCACGCGCCAGTCGTACCCCAACTACAAAATCATCGTGCTCAACGACGACTTCAACACGTTTCAGCACGTGGCGGAGTGCCTGCTGAAGTATATTCCGGGCATGAGCAGCGATCGCGCCTGGGAGCTGACCAACCAGGTGCACCACGACGGCCAGGCCGTTGTGTGGGTAGGCCCCCTTGAGCAGGCGGAGCTGTACCACACTCAACTCACCCGCGCAGGCTTGACGATGGCCCCCCTTGAGAAAGCATAA
- a CDS encoding HAMP domain-containing sensor histidine kinase, translated as MTANDSEDLRPLCRDDAAFEQLKQVLQQRETSREQCWIDMARQTQRTQALEAQRRAAEAASQAKSRFLAMISHELRTPLNSILGLSALLSRQVVGPLNSKQVEYLDYIHGSGEHLLAIISDILDLSKVEAGQEHLRLSPVSLAELCQACLAMMQPRAAEKGLELVYRAKAPSPTTCIADERRLRQMLLNLLSNAVKFTAQGQVTLTVQSRAALVEFKVEDTGIGIPADQLEQIFQPFTQIDRGLDRQYEGAGLGLALTRQLAQIHGGHLRVTSAVGQGSCFVLCLPAHGPEGSSADLQTVGAVPMGGGGHRLVVVDSDLDHHRALVAYVRACGWQVNGCRSWAEVHQHLKTHSPHLLIVGDREACNPALDNHLQQLRPPLVPQPIKVVILRPAAATDCSPLADAYIDLPLTIPKLERMLSL; from the coding sequence ATGACCGCCAATGATTCAGAAGACCTGCGCCCCCTGTGCCGAGACGACGCTGCCTTTGAGCAGCTCAAGCAGGTGTTGCAGCAGCGGGAGACCAGCCGCGAACAGTGCTGGATCGATATGGCCCGCCAGACCCAGCGCACCCAGGCTCTCGAAGCCCAGCGCCGGGCCGCAGAGGCCGCTAGCCAGGCCAAAAGTCGGTTTCTGGCGATGATTAGCCACGAGCTGCGGACGCCGCTGAACTCCATTTTGGGACTGTCGGCTCTGCTGTCTCGCCAGGTAGTCGGCCCCCTCAACTCCAAGCAGGTGGAATACCTTGACTACATCCACGGCAGCGGTGAGCACCTGCTGGCCATCATCAGCGACATTCTCGATCTGTCTAAGGTGGAGGCAGGGCAGGAGCACCTGCGGCTGTCGCCGGTTTCCCTGGCGGAGCTGTGTCAGGCCTGCCTGGCGATGATGCAGCCCCGGGCGGCGGAGAAGGGCCTGGAGCTGGTTTACCGCGCGAAGGCCCCCAGCCCCACCACCTGCATTGCCGATGAGCGCCGCCTGCGACAGATGCTGCTGAACCTGTTGTCGAATGCGGTTAAGTTTACGGCCCAGGGGCAGGTTACTCTGACGGTGCAAAGCCGCGCCGCCCTGGTGGAATTCAAGGTGGAGGATACGGGCATTGGCATTCCGGCGGATCAGCTGGAGCAAATTTTTCAGCCCTTTACCCAGATCGATCGCGGTCTCGATCGGCAGTATGAGGGCGCTGGCCTGGGGTTAGCGCTAACCCGGCAGCTGGCTCAGATCCACGGCGGCCACCTGCGGGTGACCTCGGCGGTGGGCCAGGGCAGTTGTTTCGTACTGTGCCTGCCGGCCCACGGCCCCGAGGGCTCATCGGCTGACCTCCAGACGGTGGGGGCGGTGCCGATGGGGGGAGGGGGGCATCGGCTGGTAGTGGTGGACAGCGATCTCGATCACCATCGGGCGCTGGTGGCCTACGTCAGGGCCTGCGGCTGGCAGGTGAACGGCTGCCGCAGCTGGGCCGAGGTACACCAGCATCTCAAGACCCACTCGCCCCACCTGCTGATCGTGGGCGATCGCGAAGCCTGCAACCCGGCCCTCGACAACCATCTGCAACAGCTCCGCCCCCCCCTGGTGCCCCAGCCGATCAAGGTGGTGATTTTGCGCCCGGCGGCGGCGACAGACTGCTCCCCCCTCGCCGATGCCTATATCGATCTGCCGTTGACCATTCCCAAGCTGGAGCGCATGCTGTCGCTCTAG